The DNA region CGGTGGCGGCCGACTCGGTGGCGGCCGACTCGGTCGCGATCCGCTCGGCGGCGCTGCGCTCGACGCAGAACTCGTTGCCCTCGATGTCCCCGAGGGTGACCCAGCCCCTGCCGTCCGGCGTGCGGTGGTCGGCGAGCAGCGTCGCGCCCAGGGCGAGCAGGCGGTCCACCTCCTCGTCCCGGGTGCGGTCCTGCGGCTGGATGTCGAGGTGGACGCGGTTCTTCACCGACTTGCCGTCGGGGACCCGGACGAACAGCAGCGCGGCGCCCGGCGTCTCCACCAGGGCCTCCGGGTCGCCGGGGTGGTCGTCGTCGCTGACCTTGCCGTCCAGCACCTCCGCCCAGAACCGGGCGAGGCGGTAGGCGTCGGCACAGTCGATCGTCACATGTCGCACAAGAGAAGCCATGGGGGCCACTCTGACCCGGTTCTCCGCTCCGGTCCAACACTTGGTCCGACGCTTCGTCCGACGCTTGACCCGCTGGCCCGCTGGCCCGCTGGCCCGCGCCGCGCGAGGCCCGCCGGGCCGCGGGTTCAGCCGGCCGGGCGGCCCTCCCCGCCGCGGACGGGCGGGGCCGACGTGTCGCCGCGGCTGTGGAGGTGGCCGTCGAGCGGGTACGGCGGGTGCGCGGGGAGGAGGGCCTCGAAGCGGTAGCCGGCCTTCGCGGCCACCCGGCAGGACGCCTCGTTGTCC from Kitasatospora sp. NBC_00458 includes:
- a CDS encoding VOC family protein produces the protein MASLVRHVTIDCADAYRLARFWAEVLDGKVSDDDHPGDPEALVETPGAALLFVRVPDGKSVKNRVHLDIQPQDRTRDEEVDRLLALGATLLADHRTPDGRGWVTLGDIEGNEFCVERSAAERIATESAATESAATAG